The following coding sequences are from one Mycobacterium bourgelatii window:
- a CDS encoding virulence factor Mce family protein, protein MSRGRRALLFVLVFSLVPVLLTSCNWRGIANVPLPVGRGTGADRMTIYVQMPDTLALNTNSRVRVADVWVGTVRNIALKSDPNLKKWMAILTLDLDPTVKLPVNTAAKIGQTSLLGTQHVELVVPKDRAQRDLKSGDTITLKNSSAYPTVERTLASVAVILNGGGIPNLEVIQREILAVLDGHVDHIREFLTRLDTFVTELNRQSGGITRAIDSTNQLLAAIADRNETLDKVLTEIPPLIEHFADTRTLFADATESLGRFSDVANQALAQSRANLYRNLLSLQRPLRELGRAAPYVVDGLRLGLTAPFNIDGVDKVIRGDFINISAAFDLTLSTIDNTTLSGTGWSGMLRALEQAWGRDPETMIPDVRYTPNPNNAPGGPLVERAE, encoded by the coding sequence ATGAGCCGGGGTCGTCGCGCATTGCTGTTCGTGCTCGTCTTTTCGTTGGTTCCGGTGCTGCTGACGTCGTGCAACTGGCGTGGCATAGCCAACGTTCCGCTGCCCGTCGGCCGCGGCACAGGAGCGGACCGTATGACGATCTACGTCCAGATGCCCGACACGCTGGCGCTGAACACCAACAGCCGGGTCCGGGTCGCCGACGTCTGGGTCGGCACAGTGCGCAACATCGCCCTGAAGAGCGATCCCAACCTGAAAAAGTGGATGGCTATCCTGACGCTCGACCTCGATCCGACGGTCAAGCTTCCGGTGAACACCGCCGCAAAGATCGGCCAGACCAGCCTGCTGGGCACTCAGCACGTCGAACTCGTCGTCCCGAAAGATCGGGCCCAGCGAGACTTGAAGAGTGGCGACACCATCACGTTGAAGAACTCGTCGGCCTATCCCACCGTCGAACGGACATTGGCCAGTGTGGCGGTGATCCTCAACGGGGGCGGCATCCCGAACCTTGAAGTGATACAACGGGAAATCCTCGCCGTGCTGGACGGCCATGTCGACCACATACGCGAATTCCTCACGCGGCTGGACACTTTCGTCACAGAGCTGAACCGCCAAAGTGGCGGCATCACCCGCGCGATCGATTCGACCAACCAGCTGCTGGCCGCGATCGCCGACCGCAACGAGACCCTGGACAAGGTGCTGACCGAGATCCCGCCGTTGATCGAGCATTTCGCCGATACGCGAACCTTGTTCGCCGACGCCACCGAATCCTTGGGTCGGTTCAGCGATGTCGCCAACCAAGCGCTGGCCCAATCCCGGGCGAATCTCTACCGGAACCTGCTGTCGCTGCAGCGGCCACTCAGGGAACTAGGCCGGGCCGCACCGTATGTGGTCGACGGCTTGCGGTTAGGTCTGACGGCGCCGTTCAACATCGATGGCGTGGACAAGGTGATCCGGGGCGACTTCATCAACATCTCGGCGGCGTTCGATCTCACGCTGTCCACCATCGACAACACGACGCTGAGCGGGACCGGGTGGTCGGGGATGCTGCGGGCGCTCGAGCAGGCGTGGGGACGGGACCCGGAAACGATGATCCCCGACGTGCGCTACACGCCGAACCCGAACAACGCGCCGGGCGGCCCCCTGGTGGAGAGGGCTGAGTAA